From Penaeus vannamei isolate JL-2024 chromosome 40, ASM4276789v1, whole genome shotgun sequence, the proteins below share one genomic window:
- the LOC138860262 gene encoding glutamine-rich protein 2-like, whose product MEPRGTLESRMEPRGTLESRVEPRGTLESRVEPRGTLESRVEPRGTLESRVEPRGTLESRVEPRGTLESRVEPRGTLESRVEPRGTLESRMEPRGTLESRVEPRGTLESRVEPRGTLESRVEPRGTLESRVEPRGTLESRVEPRGTLESRVEPRGTLESRVEPRGTLESRVEAHGPF is encoded by the coding sequence ATGGAACCTCGTGGAACCTTAGAGAGTCGTATGGAACCTCGTGGAACCTTAGAGAGTCGTGTGGAACCTCGTGGAACCTTAGAGAGTCGTGTGGAACCTCGTGGAACCTTAGAGAGTCGTGTGGAACCTCGTGGAACCTTAGAGAGTCGTGTGGAACCTCGTGGAACCTTAGAGAGTCGTGTGGAACCTCGTGGAACCTTAGAGAGTCGTGTGGAACCTCGTGGAACCTTAGAGAGTCGTGTGGAACCTCGTGGAACCTTAGAGAGTCGTATGGAACCTCGTGGAACCTTAGAGAGTCGTGTGGAACCTCGTGGAACCTTAGAGAGTCGTGTGGAACCTCGTGGAACCTTAGAGAGTCGTGTGGAACCTCGTGGAACCTTAGAGAGTCGTGTGGAACCTCGTGGAACCTTAGAGAGTCGTGTGGAACCTCGTGGAACCTTAGAGAGTCGTGTGGAACCTCGTGGAACCTTAGAGAGTCGTGTGGAACCTCGTGGAACCTTAGAGAGTCGTGTGGAAGCTCATGGCCCGTTCTAG